The DNA segment GAGATCCGCGGGATGCGGGACCGCCTCGTCGCGGCCCACGCCCCGGAGGGCGGCGAGGGCTTCGATCCCAAGTTCGACCCCGGGGGCATCCTGGACATCGAGTTCCTGGTCCAGTACCTGGTGCTGCTCGAGGCGCACCGCCACCCGAAGATCCTCGAGTGGACCAGCACCATCCGGTTCATAGATGCCCTGGCCGGCGCGGGGATCCTGCCCGGGGACGAGGCCCGGCGCCTCCGGCAGGCCTACCTCGAGTACCGGGAGGCCGTGCACCGGTGCCACCTCGAGGCGCGGCCGGCCCGCGTCCCGGCGGAGCGGTTCGGGCGCCTCCGGGAAGGCGTCCGCCGCGCCTGGAGGCGACACCTCCCCCCGGGCTAGGCCCCGCTACTTCCAGTGGCCGCGCCCGTGGCCGTGGCCGTGGCCCTTCCCCTTGGACTTCTCCTTGAGCTCGTGCCCGTGGGCCTTCTTCCAGTGCCCGGGCGGGTAGGCCGCCCGGACGTCGCCGTGGAACCGGTAGGGCAGGTCGGTGTCCATCCCCAGTTCCACGTAGCCGGAGAGGTCGAAGTGCAGCCCGGGGGGCGGCGCGGGGGCGGCACGCCAGGCACCGGCGTCCAGGAAGAAGTAGATCCGTCGGTCCACGTCGAAGTAGACCTGGACGTCCGGGTAGTACCGGTAGCGGTACCGGGCCCGGCGGCCGTGCGCCGGGGCCCAGGGGGGCGGCCCCTCCCCGGCGGGTGCGGGCTCGACGATGAGCGGGGGCGGCGGGAGAAAGGCCGCCGGGGCCCGGCGGCACCCGAAGACCGCCGCCAGGGCGACCAGGAGCACCCCGATCCGCAACACGATCCGAATCTCCATGGCTGGCACCTCCTTGCCCGTGACGCTCCGCCGGTGCCCTCCCGCCTCACCGGGGGAAGGGAAGCGGCCCGGCGGCCGCCGACCGGGGGTAATGCCCCCGGGAGACGTCCGGCAGTACCCCCGCCGCGGACCGCTCGACGCGGCCCCCGGAGACGAAGAACGCCACCACCCCGTCCGATGCCCGGTAGACCCAGGTCTCGAGCCCGCCGGTACCGCTGCGGAAATCCGGCGGGCCCAGCGCCCGGGTCAACTCGGTGGTGGTGGCGAGGCCCTCCGCCCGGCCCAGGATGTCGGCCCGGGTCCGGGCCCCGGGGCAGGCGGCCAGCGCCAGGGCCGCCAGGACGAGAAGCGCCGCCGCCGCCACGCGGAGCCCCCGGCCGGGGCCCAGGTTCGCCACCGTCACTCGTCGCATCTCCTATCACCTCCGTCCGGATCCCGGCGCCGCCGGGACCATCCAAAACTTGACGCACTTCCGCCGGTCCGTCAAATTCCCGCCGGACCCCCGGCGTCCCGGCGCCCCCCCGCGCCCCGGGCGGTGCCCCGCCGGTGCCCGGATATTGCATGAGCGCCGGGCGGGTACCGCGGCCGGCCGCCGCTGGGCTTGCAGAAACCGCGCCATGAAACCGAAGGCCCTCATCGTCGAAGACGACGAACAGTTCGCCTTTCTCGTGGGATACATCTTCTCGCGGGAGGGCTACGAGATCGTCCATGCCCCGGACAGCCGGGCCGCCCTCGAGGCCACGGCCCGGCTGGCCGGGCCGCCCGCCTTCGTGCTCCTGGACCTCATGCTGCCCTACATGGACGGCTTCCAGCTCCTCTCCGAGATCCGCCGGACCCCCGGGTGGCGCCGGGTCCCCGTTGTGGTGCTCTCGGCCCGGACCGCCGAGGCCGACGTGGTCCGGGCCCTGGACCTCGGGGCCGACGACTACGTCCTCAAGCCCTTTCGGCCGGAGGAGCTCCTGGCCAGGGTGCGCCGGGCCGTGCGATCGCGGCGGCGGCAGCAAGAGGAACCGGTATGAAGGCCGCCGGGGCCCTCCTCCTGGCCGTCCTCCTGGCCGCGGCCCCCGCCCTCGGGGCCCCCCCGGAGGCGGCCCGGCGGGCGGCGGCCGCCGGGGATCTCGCCGCGGCCCGCCACGCCCTCGAGCGCTGGCTGGCCGGGCATCCCGACGACGACGACAGCCGTTTCCTCCTGGCCCGGGTCCTCGCCTGGCAGGGGCACCACGGGGCGGCCCTCGAGCAATACGATCGCCTCCTCCGGTCCGAGCCGGCGAACGCGGACTTTCTCCTGGAAAAGGGGCGGACCCTCCTCTGGGCCGGGCGGCCCCGGGCCGCCGCCGATGTCCTCGCCAGGGCCAGGGAGCTGGCCCCGGACTACGCCGAGGTCCGGCGCCTCGAGATCCTCGCCCTCCGCCGCGTGGACACGCCGGCGGCGCACCGGGCGGCCGATCGCCTCCTGGCCGAGGCCAGGACGCGCTTCCCGGAGGAGGACTGGCCGCCGGGGCCCGGCGACCGGCCCCGGTGGCAACTGGCGGCCGGGGCCCGGGTGAGCGCCCTGGACAACGGCTACGACGACTGGACCGAGTTCGGGCTCCGGCTCGACGGCCTCGCGGCCGGGGACCGATTCCACGGCCAGATCCGCCAGACCCGGCGCTACGGCCGGACCGACCGGGAAGTGGCCGTCGGGGGGGCCTTCCCCATCGCCCCCCGGCTGGAGCTCGTGCTGGATCTCCGGGCCAGCCCCACCCACCGGGTCCTGTGCAAGTGGGCCGCGGAGGGGGGACTGGAGGCGCGGCCGGGCGGCGGCTGGGTGGTCTCCGCCCGGGTACGGCGCACCGAGTACGACACCTCCCGCGACCTCCGCGGCGCCTTCACCCTCGAACGCTACGCCGGCGCCTGGCACGCCGCCTACACCCTCACCGCCACCCGGCTCGCGGGCGGCGGCACGGCCGTGGGTCAAAGGGCCCGGCTGGACCGGTCCTACGGCGCCGACGGGCGCAGCCTCGTGGGCCTGACCTGGGCGGTCGGGGAAGAGGTCGAGAACATCGGCCCGGACAACCTCCTCGAGTCCCACGTCTGGGCCCTCATCCTCTCCGGCCGGCACTGGGTGACGGCCCGGTGGGGCCTCTGGTGGTCGGCCGGCATCCACCACCAGGACGACTTCTACGACCGAAGGGAGGCGGGCCTTGGGCTCCTCGTTCGGTTCTGACCACCTCGTCCTCATGGCGGAGGCGGCCGGCCTCCTGGCCTTCGTCCTCTCCGGGGCCCTCCTCGTCCAGATCCTCGTCCTGCACTGGCGCCGGGGCATCCGGGCGCGGCGCCGGCGGATCGTGGAGGACCGGTGGCGTCCCGTCCTGCTCAAGGCCCTCTACGGCATCCCGGACCGCCCGCCGCCCCTGGCCGCGGGCGAGGCCAGGCCGGTCCTGCGGCTCTGGACCCGGATGCACGCGTCCGTCCGGGGGGCTGCCCGGGACCGCCTCGTCCGCCTGGCCCGCGAGGTGGGCGCCCCGGACCGGGCCCGGGCCCTCTTCCGGAGCCGGCGCCTCCGGGACCGGCTGCTCGCCACCACCGCCCTCGGCCGCATGCGGTCGTTGGACGACTGGGACGAGGTGGCCCGGCTCCTCGGCCACCGCCACGCCATCCTCGCCCTCACGGCGGCCCGGGCCCTGATCCACATGGACGCCGAGCGCGCCGTGGAGATCCTGGTGCCGCTCCTGGTGGAGCGGGACGACTGGTATCCCTTCCGCGGCCTCGCCCTCCTCCGCGCGGCCGGCCCGGGGGTCGTCTCCCGCCCCCTGGCCGGGGCCCTGGAGTCGGCCTCCTGGCGGGGGCGGCTGCGGCTGCTCCGGTACCTCGAGGCCGCCGACCCGTCCGTGGCCGCCGGGGCGGCGCGCCCCATCGCCCGCACCACCCGGAACCCCGCGGTCCTCGCCGCCTGCCTCCGGCTCCTGAAGACACCGGAAGACCTCGACCTGGTCCGCCGCCACCTGGAGCACCCCGCCTGGGAGGTCCGGGTCCGGGCCGCGGTCGCCCTCGGCCGACTCGGGACCGAGGCGGACGTCCCCCGGCTCGAGGCCCTGCTCTCCGACCGGGAGTGGTGGGTCCGCTACCGGGCGGCCCAGGCCCTGGCGGCCATGCCCTTCGTGGACCGGGCGCGGCTCGAGGCGATCCGGCGCCGCCACCCGGATCCCTTCGCCCGGGACATCCTCGGCCAGGTCGCGGCGGAAGGAGCGGCATGAACACCGCGGATCTCCTCACCGCCCTCCAGGGGTTCTTCGTCGCCTACTTCCTCTGCCTGAACGGAAGCTACATCGCCTTGAACCTGGTGGCGCTCTTCACCCTCGCCCGCCACATCCAGGACCGGGACTACGACCTCGCCACCCAAGTGGCCCCGGAGTTCGCGCCGCCGGTGAGTCTCCTCGTCCCGGCCCACAACGAGGCCGCCACCGTGGCGGCCACGGTGCGATCCCTGCTCCAGCTGGACTACCCGGCCTTCGAGGTGGTGGTGATCAACGACGGGTCCACCGACGCCACCCTCCAGTCCCTCGTCGAGGCCTTCGACCTGGTCCCCTTCCCCGAGGCCTACCGCGTGCGCCTCGCCACCCGCCCCGTCCGGGGCCTCTGGCGGTCCACCCGCCACCCCAACCTCCGGGTGGTGGACAAGGCCAACGGGGGCAAGTCCGACGCCCTGAACGCGGGGCTCAACGCCGCCCGCCACCCCCTGGTCTGCACCGTGGACGCCGACTCCATCCTGGACCGCAAGAGCCTCCTCCAGGTGGCCCGTCCCTTCATGGAAGACCCGGACACCGTGGCCTGCGGGGGCACCATCCGGGTGGCCAACGGGTGCGCGGTGCAGGGCGGCTTCCTGGTGAAGGCCGGGCTCCCGCGGAACCTCCTGGCCCTCTTCCAGGTGGTGGAATACCTCCGGGCCTTCCTCTTCGGGCGGCTCGGCTGGGCCCCCCTGAACGCCTTGCTCGTCATCTCCGGCGCCTTCGGCCTCTTCCGGAAGGACACCGTGATCGCCGCCGGGGGCTACCGGACGGACACCGTGGGGGAGGACATGGAACTCGTGGTCCGCCTGCACCGGTGGTGCCGGAGCCGCGGCCGCCCCTACCGCATCGCCTACGTCCCGGATCCCATCTGCTGGACGGAGGTGCCGGAGACGGCGGCGGTCCTCTTCCGCCAGCGCGTCCGGTGGCAGCGCGGCCTCTGGGAGAGCCTCGTCATGAACTCCGGGCTCTTCCTCAACCCCCGGGCCGGCGCCGTGGGTCTCCTGGCCTATCCCTTCTTCGCGGTGTTCGAATGGCTGGGCCCCCTGGTGGAGGTGGCGGGCTACGTCCTCGTCGGCCTCGCCTGGGCCCTCGGCCTCCTCTCCCACGAGGCCTTCCTGGCCTTCCTGGCCGTGGCCGTGGGGCTCGGCGTCCTGCTCTCCCTCGCGGCCATCTTCATGGACGTGTTCGCCTTCCGAGTCTACCCCCGGACCCGCGACACCCTGATCCTGGCGCTCGCCGCCGTGGCGGAAAACCTCGGCTACCGGCAGCTGACGGCCTTCTGGCGGCTGTGGGGGATCCTCGCCGGCATGCTTCGGATGCGGGCCCGGTGGGGATCGGAGACGCGCATGGCCTCCTGGAACCGGGCGTCATGAAGGCCCCCCGCGGGGAAGCGGCGCGAAGCACCGCGGCAGCCGGCCGTCTTGGCGGCGCCATCAACCTTCGGGGCGAAATGCCGATGAGAACACGGGGAACCCCCGAGACCCAGTCTCCCGGCCCCGGGATACCGCCGCGGAACCCGGCGGCCCGGGCCGAAGAGGTGAAGATGGCGGAAGATCCAGGCATGGCCCTCCTCTCCGGCGGCACCCGGCCCGCCGCCCCGGCGCGGGACGGGCCGGGCGACCCGTGCACCGGCCGCTGCTTCTACAACGAGATCCTCGAGAACCTCGACATCGGGGTCCTCATCCTGGACCTCGGCCGGCGGCACCTCCTCTTCGTCAATCCCTCCTCCGCCCTCCTCTTCCAGGACCTCGAGGCCCCGAAGGACTTCGAGGCCCTCTGCCGCCTGCTCCTGCCCGGGGCGGAGGACCTCGGCCAGGCCGCGGCCCGCCTGGAGGGGACCCCCCAGAGCCTCCGGATCGGGGACCGGCTGCTGGGCTACACCATCTACCGGATCGCCGAGGAGACGCTCTGCGTCTTCGTCCGGGACATCACGGAAAAGGCCCGGCTCGAGGCCATCGCCCAGGCCGTGAACACCATGGACAACATCGGCTACATCTTCTCCGGCATCCGGCACGAGATCGGAAACCCCATAAATTCCATCAAGATGGCCATGACCGTCCTCCGGAACAACCTCGCCACCTTCTCCCGGGGCGACATCGCCCGGTACGTGCACCGGGTCCTCGGCGAGATCACCCGGCTGGAATACCTCCTCAAGTCGCTCAAGAACTTCAGCGCCTTCGAAAGGCCGAAGCTGGCGCCCGTGGCCCTCGGCGCCCTGATGGACGACTTCCTGGCCCTCGTCCGGGACGACTTCGGCCAGAAGGGCATCGAGATCACCTGGGAAGCGGCGGAGGACCTCCGCGTCCACACCGATCCACGGGCCCTCCACCAGGTGCTCCTCAACGTCCTCACCAACGCCGCCGACGCCCTGGAAGACCGGCCCCGGCCCCGCATCCGGCTCTCCGCCCGGCGGCGGGACCGGTTCGTCGAGGTGACCGTGGAGGACAACGGCCGGGGCATCCCCGAGAAGGAACTCCCCAACGTCTTCAAGCCCTTCTACACCACCAAGGCCCACGGCACCGGGCTCGGGCTCGTCATCGCCCAGAAGATGCTGGCCCGGATGGACAGCGAGATCCGCATCGAGAGCACCGAAGACGCGGGCACGCGGGTGACCCTCACGCTGCCGGCGGCCGGGGAGCCCGACGCCCCCGGGCGGCCGGCCGCCGAACACCACCGGAGCACGTCATGAAGCACGTCCTCATCGTCGACGACGAGGAATCCCTCCTCCTCACCCTCCAGGAAGGCCTCCAGGCCTACTCGGACCAGTTCCGGGTCATCACCGCCCGGGACGGCCAGGAGGCGGTCTACACCCTGAGCCACAAGCCGGTGGACCTCGTGGTGACGGACCTCAAGATGCCGAAGATGGGAGGGCTGCGGCTGCTGGCCTACATGAGCCGGAACCACCCCGAGGTACCCGTCATCGTCATGACCGCCTACGGCACCCACGAGATCGAGCGCCAGATCGAGGAACTCGGCTACGACCGCTACCTCGAAAAGCCCCTGGACTTCGACGTCCTCACCCACCGCATCTTCGACGCCCTCAAGAGCGCCGAGAAGAAGGGCCACATCAAGGGCATCACCATCGACACCTTCCTCCAGCTGGTGGAGATGGAGAAGAAGACCTACACCCTCAAGATCGAGCACAAGGGGCGCTTCGGTTTCATGTACTTCCGGGACGGCGAGATCCTCGACGCGGAGACCGGGGGGCTCACCGGGGAGGAGGCGGCCTACGAGATCATCTCGTGGTACGAACCCGCCATCAAGATCTTCAGCGGGTGCCGGAAGAAGAAGAAGAACATCGAAGTCCCCCTCACCCACCTCCTCATGGAGGGCTTCCGGATCCGCGACGAGCGGGGCCCCGACGTGGACGAGGGCCAGGCCGAGATGGAGGTGGAAGTGGAGATGGAGGCACCGGAGCCGGACGAGCCGCCGGAGGCGGCCGGCGATCCCCGGCAGGCCCGCCGGGCCGCGCTGGCGGAGGGCTTCGAGTCGCTCCTCGAGGAGCTGCGCACCGTGAAGGGGTACGTGGCCTCGGCCATCCTGAGCTTCACCGGGGAGCTCCTGGTGGGCCACACCTTCGACAAGCACCTGGACCTCGGCCTCATCGGCGCCACCCTGAACGACGTCTTCCGGTCCACCGACGACGCCTGCGGCCGGATCGGCTTCGAGACCTGCGAGACCGCGGCCTACACCACCCCGGGGGGCGTGCTCCTCATGTGCGGTTCCGCCCCCGGGGCCGAGGTCCGGTTCCACCTCATGGCCGTCCTGAAGCCCGACGGCAACCAGGCCCTCATGAAGATCAAGCTGCGGAATCTCCTGCCGGTCATCACCAACATGCTGTCCTGACCCGTCAGGGATCCCCGGTTTCCGCCGCCCGGGCGGCCATCCGCTCCTTCCAGGCCTCGACGGCCTCCCGGCACTCCCGGGCCGGCGTCTCCCGCGTGCACACCGTGCACACCAGGCGCGCGGCCGCTCAGCGGCCGCGGAGCACCGCAGGCCCCCCGCACACCGGGCACGCAGGCCCCTCCGGGTCGGTCCGTCTCCCGCCGTTGCCTCCCTTCATCGCCGCCTCACGCCGGCCCCGGCAGCCGGTCCTCCTCCTGCCGCCGCAGCCAGAGGCCGAGCACCGGGTCCACCACCCGCCAGGGGGCCCCGGGGGCCGGCCGCTCCACCAGGTCCAGCTCCTCAAGCCGCCGGAGGGAATGCTGGACACCCCCCACCGAGCCCAGGCCGTGGCGCTGGATGAACCCCGCGCCCAGCGGGGCCGCCGAGGGTTCGAAGGCGAGGGCCCGGAGGAGCCGCCGCTGGTGGGGCGAGATCCCCTGGAGGACCGCCTCGAAGACCGGCGCCTCGGAGCGGACGAGCCGCTCGAGGGCACCGTCGAGGGCCTTCAGGCAGATCCGGCCGCCGCCCGTGTGGAGCAGGAAGGCCAGCTTCTGGGCATAGTAGGGATGCCCGGCCGCCAGCTCCACCAGGCGCCGGGCCACCTCCGGCGGGCAGGTGCGCCCGCCCGCGGCGAAACGCTCGACCAGGTAACGGGCCAGGTCCTCCGGCGGCAGCGGGCCCAGGGGGTAGTTGATGGCGGCCCGGAAGAAGGGCCGCTGGCGCTCGTTGAAGATCCCGAGGAGCACCCGCCGGCGGCTCCCCACGAAGAAGTACGAGGCCCGGTGTCCCTGGATGTGCCGCCGGAGCGCCGCCTCCACCGAGAGCGCCCCCCGGAGGGTGACGATCTCCTGGAACTCGTCCAGGGTGACCTGCACGGGGGCCCCGCCCTCCCGGACGAAGGCGCCCAGGGATTCCATCGTCCCCTCGAGGAGCTCGAGCCCCGTGGCCCCGGTCCCGGCG comes from the Dissulfurirhabdus thermomarina genome and includes:
- a CDS encoding response regulator transcription factor, whose translation is MKPKALIVEDDEQFAFLVGYIFSREGYEIVHAPDSRAALEATARLAGPPAFVLLDLMLPYMDGFQLLSEIRRTPGWRRVPVVVLSARTAEADVVRALDLGADDYVLKPFRPEELLARVRRAVRSRRRQQEEPV
- a CDS encoding YaiO family outer membrane beta-barrel protein — protein: MKAAGALLLAVLLAAAPALGAPPEAARRAAAAGDLAAARHALERWLAGHPDDDDSRFLLARVLAWQGHHGAALEQYDRLLRSEPANADFLLEKGRTLLWAGRPRAAADVLARARELAPDYAEVRRLEILALRRVDTPAAHRAADRLLAEARTRFPEEDWPPGPGDRPRWQLAAGARVSALDNGYDDWTEFGLRLDGLAAGDRFHGQIRQTRRYGRTDREVAVGGAFPIAPRLELVLDLRASPTHRVLCKWAAEGGLEARPGGGWVVSARVRRTEYDTSRDLRGAFTLERYAGAWHAAYTLTATRLAGGGTAVGQRARLDRSYGADGRSLVGLTWAVGEEVENIGPDNLLESHVWALILSGRHWVTARWGLWWSAGIHHQDDFYDRREAGLGLLVRF
- a CDS encoding HEAT repeat domain-containing protein, with translation MGSSFGSDHLVLMAEAAGLLAFVLSGALLVQILVLHWRRGIRARRRRIVEDRWRPVLLKALYGIPDRPPPLAAGEARPVLRLWTRMHASVRGAARDRLVRLAREVGAPDRARALFRSRRLRDRLLATTALGRMRSLDDWDEVARLLGHRHAILALTAARALIHMDAERAVEILVPLLVERDDWYPFRGLALLRAAGPGVVSRPLAGALESASWRGRLRLLRYLEAADPSVAAGAARPIARTTRNPAVLAACLRLLKTPEDLDLVRRHLEHPAWEVRVRAAVALGRLGTEADVPRLEALLSDREWWVRYRAAQALAAMPFVDRARLEAIRRRHPDPFARDILGQVAAEGAA
- a CDS encoding glycosyltransferase family 2 protein, translating into MNTADLLTALQGFFVAYFLCLNGSYIALNLVALFTLARHIQDRDYDLATQVAPEFAPPVSLLVPAHNEAATVAATVRSLLQLDYPAFEVVVINDGSTDATLQSLVEAFDLVPFPEAYRVRLATRPVRGLWRSTRHPNLRVVDKANGGKSDALNAGLNAARHPLVCTVDADSILDRKSLLQVARPFMEDPDTVACGGTIRVANGCAVQGGFLVKAGLPRNLLALFQVVEYLRAFLFGRLGWAPLNALLVISGAFGLFRKDTVIAAGGYRTDTVGEDMELVVRLHRWCRSRGRPYRIAYVPDPICWTEVPETAAVLFRQRVRWQRGLWESLVMNSGLFLNPRAGAVGLLAYPFFAVFEWLGPLVEVAGYVLVGLAWALGLLSHEAFLAFLAVAVGLGVLLSLAAIFMDVFAFRVYPRTRDTLILALAAVAENLGYRQLTAFWRLWGILAGMLRMRARWGSETRMASWNRAS
- a CDS encoding sensor histidine kinase is translated as MAEDPGMALLSGGTRPAAPARDGPGDPCTGRCFYNEILENLDIGVLILDLGRRHLLFVNPSSALLFQDLEAPKDFEALCRLLLPGAEDLGQAAARLEGTPQSLRIGDRLLGYTIYRIAEETLCVFVRDITEKARLEAIAQAVNTMDNIGYIFSGIRHEIGNPINSIKMAMTVLRNNLATFSRGDIARYVHRVLGEITRLEYLLKSLKNFSAFERPKLAPVALGALMDDFLALVRDDFGQKGIEITWEAAEDLRVHTDPRALHQVLLNVLTNAADALEDRPRPRIRLSARRRDRFVEVTVEDNGRGIPEKELPNVFKPFYTTKAHGTGLGLVIAQKMLARMDSEIRIESTEDAGTRVTLTLPAAGEPDAPGRPAAEHHRSTS
- a CDS encoding response regulator; protein product: MKHVLIVDDEESLLLTLQEGLQAYSDQFRVITARDGQEAVYTLSHKPVDLVVTDLKMPKMGGLRLLAYMSRNHPEVPVIVMTAYGTHEIERQIEELGYDRYLEKPLDFDVLTHRIFDALKSAEKKGHIKGITIDTFLQLVEMEKKTYTLKIEHKGRFGFMYFRDGEILDAETGGLTGEEAAYEIISWYEPAIKIFSGCRKKKKNIEVPLTHLLMEGFRIRDERGPDVDEGQAEMEVEVEMEAPEPDEPPEAAGDPRQARRAALAEGFESLLEELRTVKGYVASAILSFTGELLVGHTFDKHLDLGLIGATLNDVFRSTDDACGRIGFETCETAAYTTPGGVLLMCGSAPGAEVRFHLMAVLKPDGNQALMKIKLRNLLPVITNMLS
- a CDS encoding AAA family ATPase; the encoded protein is MPVEKNPFQLQEIPPDAPFCDRERELAELLAYARAGGNVVVYSPRRYGKTSLVKRVQDRLRVDGAVTVFVDFFGVTSVDDVAARLAKAVFRVTHGREPLWRTALRVMRSFRPVLKPDAGGGFTLTVEPAGTGATGLELLEGTMESLGAFVREGGAPVQVTLDEFQEIVTLRGALSVEAALRRHIQGHRASYFFVGSRRRVLLGIFNERQRPFFRAAINYPLGPLPPEDLARYLVERFAAGGRTCPPEVARRLVELAAGHPYYAQKLAFLLHTGGGRICLKALDGALERLVRSEAPVFEAVLQGISPHQRRLLRALAFEPSAAPLGAGFIQRHGLGSVGGVQHSLRRLEELDLVERPAPGAPWRVVDPVLGLWLRRQEEDRLPGPA